The stretch of DNA GAATTCACCCGCAAGAACGGCCTGCTCGACTCGCTGCTGCCGACCAAGCTCGATCTGCCGCTGGCCATCCTCGACCGCGACGGCCGGATCATCGACAGCTTGAACGGCTACTTCACGCCGGACCTGAGACGCCAGCCGGTGTTCCGCAACCACGCCAACAACCCGTCCGACGTGTCGCTGGTGGCCACGCCGGTGGTCGACAGCCGCACCAAGAAATGGCAGATCCAGATCTCGCGCCGCCTGAATCATCCCGACGGCAGTTTCGCCGGCGTGATCATGGTGATGATCGATCCGGCCTATTTCGTCGAGGACTACGACCGCCTGAACGTTGATCCCGGCGGCGCGGTGATGCTGATCAGCCGCGAAAACGGCATGTCGGCCGCCCGCATCGACGACCAGGTGATCATCAGCGACAGCATCGACTTCAGCGTGCCGCAGCCCAGCGTCACCCAGCCGGCCGAGGAATTCCTGCTCAAGCGCCGCTTCGACGCCGTCGACCGCATCTACGGCTACGCCGAGATGCCGCGCTATCAGCTGACGGCCGTGGTGGGCGATCCTGCCGCGTCGGCCATGGCGCGCTTTGAACGCCGCCGCAATATCTATTTCGGCGCCGCCGCCGTGGTGTCGGTGCTGGTGACGCTGTTCGTCTACCTGCTGATGCGCCAGGCGCATCGCCTGCGCCACACCGCCCGCATGGTGATCGAGGCGCAGCTAATGCTGCGCGCCGCCGCCGACGCCAGCCTGGATGCGGTGTATATGTTCAAGGCGTGCCGCATGCGCGGCGCACACCGCGAAATACTCGACTTCACCATCGCCGATCTGAATGAACGCGGCGCGCAGCTGTTGGGCTACCGCAGCGCCGACATCAAGGACAAGCGCCTGGTGGAGGTGATGCCCGAGCTGCACTCCAAGGGTTTCGTCGAAAAATTCCGCCATGTGCTGGAATCGCGCCAGCCGCTGGAAGAGGAAATCGAAGTCGACTTCCTGCCCAACCGCGCAGTCCACTGGCTGCACCACCAGATTGTGCCGATCACCGACGGCGTGGCCGTCACCGTGCGCGACATCACCTCGCGCAAGGAAACCGAACTGGCCGCGCGCCAGCAGCAGGCCGAGCTCACCGCCGTCAACGACGCCTCGCCGCTAGGCCTGCTGCGCGCCGACGCCTCCGGCCACTGCACCTACGTCAACCGCACCTTTGAACTGATCACAGGGCTAACGCGCGAGGAAGCGCTGGGCGACGCCTGGATGCGCGCCGTCCATCCGCAAGACCGGGTGGTGCTCAAGACCGCGCTGCAGCACATGGCGCAAACCCGCGCGCCGCACCAGGACACGCTGCGTTGCGTGCACCCGGACGGCATGATCGTCTGGGTCTCGTTCAAGATCGCCGCCATGGTGGTGGACGGCAAAGTGTACGGCTACGTCGGCACGGTGGACGACATCACCCATGTCCGCAAGTCGGTGATGGCACTGCGCGAGAGCGAATCGCGCCTGCGCACCATCGCCGACACGCTGCCGGCGATGGTCGCCTACATCGACGCCAAACAGGTCTACCGCTTCCACAACGTGGCCTACGAACGGGAATTCAACCGCACCGGCACTACGGTGCTGGGCCGCAGCATCCGCGAAACGCTGGGCGAGCAGCGCTACGCCTTCCTGGAACCATACGTACTGCGCGCGCTGGAAGGCGAAACCCTGACCTTCGAGGAAGACGACGACAGCGACACCACTGAACGCACCTACGAAGTGGTGTACATCCCGCAAATGGACGAAGACGGCGCCAATGTGATCGGCTTCCACGTCATGCGGCAGGACATCACCGTGCAAAAGCGCGAGAAACAGCGTTTGCTGCGGCTGTCGCAGGTCGACGCGCTGACCGGCCTGACCAACCGCGCCGGCTTCCTGCAAAAGCTGCACGATTCCATGGCCGCCTCGCGCGCCAACGCCAACCTGATGGCAGTGATGTATATGGACATCGACCGCTTCAAGCCGGTCAACGACACCTTCGGCCACGCCGTCGGCGACGCCCTGCTGAAGGCATTTTCGGCGCGCCTGACCCATACCATGCGCGCCAGCGACACCATCGCCCGACTGGGCGGCGACGAATTCACCATCATCATGGAGCGCATCCACCGCACCGACGACGCGGCGGCCGCCGCGGCCAAAATCGTCACCGCCATGCAGGCCGATTTCGACCTCGGTGGCACCGTGGTGTCGATATCGACCAGCATCGGCCTGACCTACTACCGCGACGAAGAGGTTAGCCCCGCCGAACTGCTGAACCGCGCGGACATCCTGCTGTACGAGGCCAAACAGGCCGGCCGCAACACCTTCCGCGCCGGCTTGCCGGCCCACCCGCCAGCCAGTAACGTCGCATAAGCGCGGCATAAATCAAACCGGGAGCCGCCGGCTTGCGCTATATTGAGCGCTTTCCGGCTGCTTCATCCTATTTTTCATGCGTCTGCTGCACACCTCCGACTGGCATCTCGGCCAATCCCTGCATAATTTCGAGCGTCACTACGAACACCAGCGCTTTCTCGACTGGCTGTTGGACGCCATCGTCGCCGAACAGGCCGACGTGCTGCTGATCGCCGGGGATATTTACGATAACGCCAACCCGTCATCCGCTTCGCAAAAGCAGCTGTACCGCTTCCTGCGGATCGCCAAGGAGCGCGCACCGCATCTGAACCTGATCATCATCGCCGGCAACCACGATTCACCGGGCCGGCTGGATGCGCCCGGACCGCTGCTGGAAGCCCACGGCACGCGCGTGATCGGCGCCGTGCAGCGCAATGCCGATGGCGAGATCGATGTCGAATCGCTGGTGCTGCCACTCACGGGCCGCAGCGGCGCGGTGGAGGCCTGGTGCCTGGCAGTGCCGTTTTTGCGTCCCGGCGACGTGCCACGCGTGGCCACGGAAGACGGCGCCGATCCTTACCTGGCCGGCATCGCCACGCTGTACCAGCAGGCGTTTGCACTGGCGCAGAGCAGGCGCCAGGACGGCCAGGCCATCGTCGCCATGGGCCACTGCCACATGGTGGATGGGCAGATGTCCAACGATTCGGAACGCCGCATCGTTATCGGCGGCACCGAGATGCTGCCGGCCGGGATCTTCGATCCCGCCATCGCTTACGCAGCGCTGGGGCATTTGCATCTGGCGCAAAACGTCGGCAAGCAGGCACACATCCGCTACTCCGGCAGCCCGCTGCCGCTGTCGTTCGCCGAGGTGAATTACGCGCATCAGATTTTGCGCATCGACCTTGACGGCCCGGTGCTGCGCGAGATTGTGCCGGTGGCGGTGCCGCGCGCGGTGGAGCTGATGCGCGTGCCATCCAAGCCGGCGCCGCTAACGCAGGTGCTGGAGGAACTGGCTGCGCTGTCGCCGCCGGACGCGCCGGTGGAACAGCAACCCTATCTGGAAGTGCGCGTGCTGCTGGAGCAACCGGAACCCGGCCTGCGCGCGCGCATCGAAGCGGCGCTGGACGGCAAGCCGGTGCGGCTGGCGAAGATTGAAACCTCGACCGCCGCCCGCGCCTCGTCCATCGACAAGGAAGTGATGACGCTAGACCAGCTGGAAAAACTCAAGCCCGACGACATTTTCAGACAGCTGTACCAGCAGCGCTTCGGCAATGAAGCGCCGGCCGATCAACTGAGCGCTTTTGCGGAGTTGATGCTGCCATGAGAATCCTGAAAATCAGCGGCAAGAACCTGGCCTCGCTGGCCGAAGAATTCAGCGTCAATTTTGAAGCCGAGCCATTGGCCTCCACCGGCCTGTTCGCCATCAGCGGCCCGACCGGCGCAGGCAAGAGCACCTTGCTGGACGCCCTGTGCCTGGCGCTATACGACGCCACGCCACGCCTGCTGCGCGTGGCCGGACGCAATTACCTGGCCGATGTCGGCAACGAGACCGTCTCCACGCAAGACCCGCGCACCCTGCTGCGTCGGGGTACAGCTGAAGGCTACGCGGAAGTGGACTTCGTCGGCAGCGACGGCGCCTCGTACCGCGCGCGCTGGAGCGTGCGCCGCTCCCGCACCAAGGCGGAAGGCGCTTTGCAGCCGACCACCATGTCCCTCAAGCTGCTGCCATCGGAACAGCTGATTGGCGCCACCAAGACCGAGGTCAAGGCGGAAATCGAAAAACGCATCGGCCTGTCGTTTGAACAGTTCACGCGCGCCGTGCTGCTCGCGCAGAACGAGTTTTCGGCGTTCCTGAAAGCCGAAGACAACGAACGCGGCGAACTACTGGAAACGCTGACCGGCAGCACAGTCTATTCCGAAATCTCGATGCGCGCCTTCGAGCGCAACAAGCTGGAACAGGCCGCGCTGCAAAAACTGAATTTGCGCCTGGCCGACCAGAAGCCGCTTAACGCCGAGGAGCGCGCCGAGCTGCTGGCGAAAAGCGCCGACGCCGGCGTCGCCCTGCAAGCGCTGGATCAGCAAAAGGCGGAGCTGGAGCAGGAACTGCGCTGGCACCAGCAGGCGGAGCGCCTCGAACAGGAAGAACAAGCCGCGCGCCAGGCCAGTGCCGACGCGCAAGCCTCGGTGGAAGCCGCTGCACTGCGCCGCGCCGCGTTGGCGCGTATCGACGCCGTGCAGCCGGCACGTCCGCTGGCCGAGGATATCCGCCGCATCAACGGCGACATCACGGCTACGCAGGAAGCCATCGTCGCCGGCACGCACAACGTGCAGCAGGCCGCGCTGGCACTGGAACAGGCCAATGCCGCGCAGGCGCAAGCCGCCGCCAGCCAGCAGGAAGCGGAAGCCGCCCAGCGCGCCGCCGCGCCGCAGCTGGATCAGGCCAAGGCGCTGGACGCCCGCATCGAAGCGATGCTGCCGGCATGGCGGCAGGCATCGGCGGCGTGCGAGAAAGCCGACCAATCCGATGCTGCAGCCAACGCTGCGCTGCAATCGCGACAAGGCGAACATGCGCGCCTGACGGCGCAGCAGCAGGCCGGCGTCACTTGGTTGGAACAGCACAAACACTGGAAGGCCCTGGCGCAGCAGTGGGAGCGCTGGGACGTACTGTTCGTGCAGGCCGGCCAGGCGGCCGCGCAGGCCGAGCGTTTGCATGCAGGTTTATCGCGCGTGCAGCGCAACGCGCAGCTGCATCGCGACGAGGAAGCCGACGCCAGCACCAAGCTGGCCGGCGCCGTGGAAGCACTGCAAACGCTGGAGCTTCAGCGCCAGCAAACCGCGCAGCACCTTGCTTCGTATTCCATCGAGCAATTGCAGGCTTCGCGCGCCAGTTGGGAGCAGTACCGCAGCCGCCTGACCGGCGCGGAGAAAATCTGGTTGGATCTGGAATCACGCCAGACCCGCAACGCGCAAATCGAGACGCAATCGGCGCAGCTGCGCCAGACGATGACTGCCGCCGAGGCGCAACTGGTCGCCGCGCAGCAGGAAGGGATAGCCATTCTGGCCACTTTCGCGCAGGCGGAACGTTCGCTCAAACTGGCGGAAGCCGCCACTGCGGCCAGCG from Duganella dendranthematis encodes:
- a CDS encoding sensor domain-containing diguanylate cyclase, encoding MRDLFRRLYRAILLPAFGLGLLIFTWAAVTYQVRQEQNTAHYEAVLHSQSLARTLAEHSTHLLRQVDHATQLFKLKYEETGGALRLAEFTRKNGLLDSLLPTKLDLPLAILDRDGRIIDSLNGYFTPDLRRQPVFRNHANNPSDVSLVATPVVDSRTKKWQIQISRRLNHPDGSFAGVIMVMIDPAYFVEDYDRLNVDPGGAVMLISRENGMSAARIDDQVIISDSIDFSVPQPSVTQPAEEFLLKRRFDAVDRIYGYAEMPRYQLTAVVGDPAASAMARFERRRNIYFGAAAVVSVLVTLFVYLLMRQAHRLRHTARMVIEAQLMLRAAADASLDAVYMFKACRMRGAHREILDFTIADLNERGAQLLGYRSADIKDKRLVEVMPELHSKGFVEKFRHVLESRQPLEEEIEVDFLPNRAVHWLHHQIVPITDGVAVTVRDITSRKETELAARQQQAELTAVNDASPLGLLRADASGHCTYVNRTFELITGLTREEALGDAWMRAVHPQDRVVLKTALQHMAQTRAPHQDTLRCVHPDGMIVWVSFKIAAMVVDGKVYGYVGTVDDITHVRKSVMALRESESRLRTIADTLPAMVAYIDAKQVYRFHNVAYEREFNRTGTTVLGRSIRETLGEQRYAFLEPYVLRALEGETLTFEEDDDSDTTERTYEVVYIPQMDEDGANVIGFHVMRQDITVQKREKQRLLRLSQVDALTGLTNRAGFLQKLHDSMAASRANANLMAVMYMDIDRFKPVNDTFGHAVGDALLKAFSARLTHTMRASDTIARLGGDEFTIIMERIHRTDDAAAAAAKIVTAMQADFDLGGTVVSISTSIGLTYYRDEEVSPAELLNRADILLYEAKQAGRNTFRAGLPAHPPASNVA
- a CDS encoding exonuclease SbcCD subunit D C-terminal domain-containing protein gives rise to the protein MRLLHTSDWHLGQSLHNFERHYEHQRFLDWLLDAIVAEQADVLLIAGDIYDNANPSSASQKQLYRFLRIAKERAPHLNLIIIAGNHDSPGRLDAPGPLLEAHGTRVIGAVQRNADGEIDVESLVLPLTGRSGAVEAWCLAVPFLRPGDVPRVATEDGADPYLAGIATLYQQAFALAQSRRQDGQAIVAMGHCHMVDGQMSNDSERRIVIGGTEMLPAGIFDPAIAYAALGHLHLAQNVGKQAHIRYSGSPLPLSFAEVNYAHQILRIDLDGPVLREIVPVAVPRAVELMRVPSKPAPLTQVLEELAALSPPDAPVEQQPYLEVRVLLEQPEPGLRARIEAALDGKPVRLAKIETSTAARASSIDKEVMTLDQLEKLKPDDIFRQLYQQRFGNEAPADQLSAFAELMLP